From Pseudomonas sp. G.S.17, the proteins below share one genomic window:
- a CDS encoding ABC transporter ATP-binding protein, with amino-acid sequence MLEVKNVFKSYATAQGPLAVLRGVDLRLENGSSLALMGESGSGKSTLLHLVAGLDQADSGLIEVSGQRLERMTEAQLANWRRTEIGLVFQQFNLIGSLRVEDNLAFQARLAGRFDPQWQAQLVGRLGLGDLLKRYPEQLSGGQQQRVAIGRALASRPGLLLADEPTGNLDEATSDEVLQLLLDLLQDSPTSLLMVTHSPRVAERLAQKVVLHLGRLAAESER; translated from the coding sequence ATGCTTGAGGTAAAAAACGTCTTCAAGAGCTATGCCACCGCTCAAGGCCCGCTGGCGGTATTGCGCGGGGTTGATCTGCGTCTGGAAAACGGCAGCAGCCTGGCGTTGATGGGCGAATCCGGCAGTGGCAAAAGCACCTTGCTGCATCTGGTGGCCGGGCTGGATCAGGCCGACAGCGGGCTGATTGAAGTCAGCGGCCAGCGCCTGGAGCGCATGACCGAAGCACAGCTGGCGAACTGGCGGCGTACCGAAATCGGTCTGGTGTTCCAGCAGTTCAACCTCATCGGCAGCCTGAGGGTCGAGGACAACCTGGCGTTCCAGGCGCGGCTGGCCGGCCGTTTTGACCCACAGTGGCAGGCGCAACTGGTGGGACGCCTGGGCCTTGGCGATTTGCTCAAGCGTTATCCCGAGCAACTTTCCGGTGGCCAGCAACAGCGCGTGGCAATCGGCCGGGCGCTGGCGTCGCGTCCGGGATTGCTGCTGGCTGACGAACCCACTGGCAACCTCGACGAAGCCACCAGCGATGAAGTGCTGCAACTGCTGCTGGATCTTTTACAGGACAGTCCGACCAGCCTGTTGATGGTCACGCACAGCCCACGGGTTGCCGAGCGACTGGCGCAGAAAGTGGTGTTGCATCTGGGTCGTCTGGCGGCCGAGAGCGAGCGCTGA